One Micavibrio aeruginosavorus ARL-13 genomic window carries:
- a CDS encoding type I secretion system permease/ATPase — protein MTVSPSDAAPEAQSEQSVPSDQTPDQDSTWSLQADRMASHSPLVDCLRLLAGHYGRRTSAASLTAGLPIPPTGITPALFARAAERADMNAQLVDRGIDALAIAPNLPCILVLEKGQACILWDVKYPAKHPPKKEPGHAVELHPETSFVVQFAETEDVRENIPLARMRDLYAGYAFFVRPVARTDDRAGPAEINTARDWFWGALKEHKRLYKEVAVAAVLINIFALVSSLFTMNVYDRVVPNAAFDTLWVLAAGVATVYTFDFILKNLRAQFLDFAGRKADIKISASLFEQILGMTMAARPASAGVLASNMREFEGLRDFFTSATLVALIDLPFIVMFILLILVIAGPWVALVPTVCVPLVILFGYLMQRPLAKIMKESMMESALKNALLFEAISGLETVKVQAAEGHTQRKWEELNEKSSRTGMKSRKLSSFAMNFTMYIQQLASAAVVIVGVYQIVEGNITMGALIASVILSGRAMAPLAQVAGLLTRLSQSKQALIQLDDLMKRPVERPAGKHFISMPSIKGDVEFRDVVFKYPGQTIPALNHVSFTINPGDRIGVIGAVGSGKTTLERLLLNLYQPDSGSVQIDGTDVRQIDPGDLRRSVGAVQQSPQLFYGTVRENITMGHETAPDRSVLRAADLAGVMEFLRETQAGLDTQVGERGEALSGGQRQAVAIARALLYDPPVLILDEPTASLDPASEQRLMKRLNVLCENKTTILITHKGTMLGLVNKIILLDRGRVVDFGPKDDVIRKLQARQYGTQAEQTDV, from the coding sequence GTGACCGTATCGCCGTCTGATGCCGCTCCAGAAGCGCAATCTGAACAATCCGTTCCTTCCGATCAGACTCCTGATCAAGACAGCACATGGTCGCTACAGGCGGACCGCATGGCATCGCATTCGCCGCTGGTGGATTGCCTGCGTCTGCTGGCCGGGCATTACGGGCGGCGCACCTCTGCGGCCAGCCTGACCGCCGGTCTGCCCATTCCGCCAACGGGCATCACGCCGGCCTTGTTTGCACGCGCCGCCGAACGCGCCGACATGAATGCACAACTGGTTGATCGCGGTATTGATGCGCTGGCGATTGCGCCGAACTTGCCGTGCATTCTGGTGCTGGAAAAGGGGCAGGCCTGTATCCTGTGGGATGTGAAATATCCGGCCAAACACCCGCCGAAAAAAGAACCGGGCCATGCGGTGGAACTGCACCCCGAAACATCTTTTGTTGTTCAGTTCGCCGAAACTGAAGATGTGCGTGAAAATATTCCGCTGGCGCGTATGCGCGACCTGTATGCGGGGTATGCGTTCTTTGTCCGCCCGGTGGCGCGTACGGATGACCGTGCGGGTCCGGCGGAAATCAATACGGCGCGCGATTGGTTCTGGGGTGCGCTCAAGGAACATAAGCGCCTGTATAAAGAAGTGGCGGTGGCCGCGGTCCTCATCAATATTTTCGCGCTGGTCAGTTCGCTGTTCACCATGAACGTGTATGACCGCGTGGTGCCCAATGCCGCGTTTGATACGTTGTGGGTGCTGGCCGCCGGTGTGGCAACCGTCTACACCTTTGATTTTATTCTTAAAAACCTGCGGGCGCAGTTTTTGGATTTTGCCGGGCGCAAGGCCGACATTAAAATCTCCGCCAGCCTGTTTGAACAAATTCTCGGCATGACCATGGCCGCCCGTCCGGCCAGCGCCGGTGTACTGGCCAGCAACATGCGTGAATTTGAAGGGCTGCGCGATTTCTTCACCTCGGCCACGTTGGTTGCGCTGATCGATCTGCCCTTCATCGTCATGTTCATTCTGCTGATCCTCGTCATCGCGGGGCCGTGGGTGGCGCTGGTGCCGACTGTATGCGTACCGCTGGTAATTTTGTTCGGCTATCTGATGCAGCGTCCGCTGGCCAAGATCATGAAGGAATCGATGATGGAAAGTGCGTTGAAAAACGCACTGCTGTTCGAAGCGATTTCCGGGCTTGAAACCGTGAAGGTGCAAGCCGCCGAAGGTCACACCCAACGCAAATGGGAAGAGCTGAACGAAAAATCATCACGCACCGGGATGAAATCGCGCAAGCTGTCATCCTTCGCGATGAACTTCACCATGTATATCCAACAACTGGCCAGCGCGGCGGTGGTGATCGTCGGCGTGTACCAGATTGTTGAGGGCAATATCACCATGGGGGCGTTGATCGCCTCGGTGATTTTGTCGGGCCGGGCCATGGCACCGTTGGCGCAGGTGGCGGGGTTGTTGACCCGTTTAAGTCAGTCAAAACAGGCGCTTATCCAGCTTGATGATCTGATGAAGCGTCCGGTTGAGCGTCCGGCGGGGAAACATTTTATCTCCATGCCATCGATCAAGGGGGATGTTGAATTCCGCGATGTCGTTTTCAAATATCCGGGCCAGACCATTCCGGCCCTGAACCATGTCAGTTTCACCATCAATCCGGGCGACCGTATTGGCGTCATCGGCGCGGTGGGTTCGGGCAAGACAACGCTGGAACGGTTGCTTCTGAACTTGTACCAGCCCGACAGCGGATCGGTGCAGATTGATGGCACCGATGTGCGTCAGATTGATCCGGGCGATTTGCGTCGCTCCGTCGGTGCGGTTCAACAAAGCCCGCAATTGTTCTACGGTACCGTGCGTGAAAACATCACCATGGGGCATGAAACGGCGCCGGATCGCTCCGTCCTGCGCGCTGCCGATCTGGCTGGTGTGATGGAATTTTTGCGTGAAACGCAAGCGGGTCTGGATACGCAGGTCGGTGAACGCGGTGAAGCCCTGTCCGGTGGTCAGCGCCAGGCCGTCGCGATCGCGCGGGCGCTGCTGTACGATCCCCCGGTTCTGATTCTGGACGAACCAACCGCATCGCTCGACCCTGCGTCGGAACAGCGTTTGATGAAACGGTTAAACGTTTTGTGCGAGAATAAGACGACGATCCTGATCACGCACAAGGGTACGATGCTGGGCCTGGTGAATAAAATCATCCTGCTCGACCGTGGCCGCGTGGTTGATTTTGGGCCGAAGGATGATGTTATCCGTAAATTACAGGCCCGCCAGTACGGCACCCAGGCCGAACAAACAGACGTTTAA
- a CDS encoding HlyD family type I secretion periplasmic adaptor subunit, translating to MNTPVKKPNADNKPASTQPAEDTINSSAGWAKAQQDWAKQNFEKMQAHADRYFTTDEELPLSRHLILVFSVLFFVVFVLWASFAPIDEVTRGQGKVIPSGEVQIIQSLDGGIVDEFMIREGDEVTANQIIMRLRNLDASSDLGVNQAKYLGLLATIARLRAEAEGKATPEFPENVMKGAPQSVTEQLEAFRANTQSLNAQLAVYQQQLAQREQEVRELNTRAADLREVIRLSRSERDMIAPLVERGSAPKIELIQLERGLKEKQSELNSALSALPRAQSAVAEAKAKIDEVTDTVRAQAQTELSAKQIEMNAISQTLGSLEDRKTRTEIRSPVNGTIKDLKINTVGGVVKPGDPIVEIVPKDDQLLVEAQIRPSDIAFLYPGQAAVVKITAYDFSIYGGLKGELVDISADSITNEKGESFYRVKVRTNENSLKRKGEVLPIIPGMVASVDIMTGKKTVMEYILKPLIKTVDGAMRER from the coding sequence ATGAATACACCTGTCAAAAAACCAAACGCTGACAATAAACCTGCGAGCACACAACCCGCTGAGGATACGATCAATTCCAGCGCGGGTTGGGCCAAGGCGCAACAGGATTGGGCCAAGCAGAATTTTGAAAAGATGCAGGCCCATGCCGACCGGTATTTCACCACGGATGAAGAATTGCCGTTGTCGCGCCATTTGATTCTGGTGTTCTCGGTGTTGTTCTTTGTGGTCTTTGTCCTGTGGGCCAGCTTTGCCCCGATTGACGAAGTGACGCGCGGGCAGGGCAAGGTTATTCCGTCTGGCGAAGTGCAAATCATCCAAAGCCTGGATGGCGGGATTGTCGATGAATTCATGATTCGTGAAGGCGACGAAGTCACCGCCAATCAGATTATTATGCGCCTGCGTAATCTGGATGCGTCCTCCGATCTGGGTGTGAATCAGGCGAAATATCTGGGTCTGCTGGCCACCATCGCGCGCTTGCGTGCCGAGGCCGAGGGCAAGGCCACGCCGGAATTTCCCGAAAATGTAATGAAGGGCGCGCCGCAAAGCGTGACAGAACAACTGGAAGCCTTCCGCGCCAATACCCAAAGTTTGAACGCGCAACTGGCCGTGTATCAGCAACAATTGGCCCAACGGGAACAGGAAGTGCGTGAGTTGAACACCCGTGCCGCCGATTTGCGCGAGGTGATTCGCCTGTCCCGGTCCGAGCGCGATATGATTGCGCCGCTGGTTGAACGTGGATCGGCGCCGAAGATTGAATTGATCCAGTTGGAGCGCGGATTAAAAGAAAAACAATCCGAATTGAACTCTGCTTTGTCCGCTTTGCCGCGTGCGCAATCCGCCGTGGCTGAAGCCAAAGCGAAGATTGATGAGGTGACGGATACCGTGCGGGCACAGGCGCAAACCGAATTATCCGCCAAGCAGATCGAGATGAACGCGATCAGCCAGACCCTGGGGTCGTTGGAAGATCGCAAAACCCGGACCGAAATCCGTTCCCCTGTAAACGGGACGATCAAGGATCTGAAAATCAATACGGTCGGCGGCGTGGTGAAGCCGGGCGACCCGATTGTAGAAATTGTGCCCAAGGATGACCAGCTGCTGGTCGAGGCGCAAATTCGCCCGTCCGATATTGCATTCCTCTATCCGGGGCAGGCCGCTGTTGTCAAAATCACCGCCTATGATTTTTCGATCTATGGTGGACTGAAGGGTGAACTGGTCGATATTTCCGCCGACTCCATCACCAATGAAAAGGGTGAAAGTTTTTATCGTGTGAAAGTGCGCACGAATGAAAACAGCCTGAAGCGCAAAGGCGAGGTGCTGCCGATTATTCCGGGCATGGTGGCCTCGGTCGACATTATGACGGGTAAGAAAACGGTGATGGAATATATCCTGAAACCACTGATCAAAACCGTCGATGGCGCGATGCGCGAGCGGTAA
- a CDS encoding SpoIIAA family protein: protein MPNDQTPPVSGKTVINLPHTALDTFCVRYTGIINAQDYKDVCVDIGNAIIEKHGQLRMLIEYVDFLGWEDDAAELNLKTIFYQAPFATRLAYINPTERAVMKSRLILPPKILGVMRVYAAGELEEAVRWIKSNEPA, encoded by the coding sequence ATGCCAAACGATCAGACGCCCCCTGTAAGCGGGAAAACCGTTATCAACCTGCCCCATACCGCGCTGGACACATTTTGCGTCCGCTATACCGGTATTATCAATGCCCAGGATTACAAGGATGTGTGCGTTGATATCGGAAACGCCATCATTGAAAAACATGGCCAGCTGCGCATGCTGATCGAATATGTCGATTTTCTGGGATGGGAAGATGACGCGGCGGAACTGAACCTGAAAACCATCTTTTACCAGGCCCCGTTCGCGACGCGATTGGCGTACATTAATCCGACCGAACGGGCGGTGATGAAATCACGACTGATCCTGCCGCCCAAAATATTGGGCGTCATGCGGGTTTACGCGGCCGGGGAATTGGAAGAAGCCGTGCGCTGGATTAAAAGCAACGAACCCGCGTAA
- a CDS encoding SpoIIAA family protein — protein MTNTKEKCVIILPQTEGDLFCARYDGVMNVPEYTEIFIKQSDAAIAKYGTIRLLIEFGPNFAGWDDEAAELNFKTVLRQCPHVRKLVYINPSKRTLAKAHMLLPADLKNNMRMFEAGQIAEAVEWMNRPERTDDHKNPAA, from the coding sequence ATGACCAACACAAAAGAAAAATGCGTAATCATCCTGCCGCAAACCGAGGGCGATTTATTTTGCGCCCGGTATGACGGTGTTATGAACGTGCCCGAATATACCGAAATTTTCATCAAACAATCGGATGCCGCAATTGCGAAATACGGCACCATCCGCCTGTTGATTGAATTTGGCCCCAATTTCGCCGGGTGGGATGACGAGGCCGCCGAATTGAACTTTAAAACGGTTTTGCGGCAATGCCCACATGTCCGCAAACTGGTCTACATCAACCCCAGCAAGCGCACGCTGGCCAAAGCCCACATGCTGTTACCGGCGGATTTGAAAAACAATATGCGCATGTTCGAGGCCGGGCAGATCGCCGAAGCCGTGGAATGGATGAACCGCCCGGAGCGGACCGACGATCACAAAAATCCCGCCGCATAA
- a CDS encoding SpoIIAA family protein, which yields MTNTITIMPETNATTLFVHLHDTISVDDYIQFFDTPVRAIQQKNGWYNLLVYYDRDFKGWSEQAAALSFKCITDIGSTARRLAYVSPPDQRILLMKMMRPIIKAETRYFNLEDLDDAIAWMQAYRPETR from the coding sequence ATGACCAACACCATTACGATCATGCCGGAAACCAATGCCACAACATTGTTCGTGCATTTGCACGACACCATCAGCGTGGACGATTATATACAGTTTTTTGATACGCCCGTGCGCGCAATCCAGCAAAAAAACGGGTGGTACAATCTTCTGGTTTATTATGACCGCGATTTCAAAGGCTGGTCGGAACAGGCGGCGGCGTTGAGTTTTAAATGCATCACTGATATTGGCAGCACGGCCCGCCGGCTGGCCTATGTCAGTCCGCCGGATCAGCGCATCCTGTTGATGAAAATGATGCGTCCGATTATCAAGGCTGAAACACGGTATTTCAATCTGGAGGATCTGGATGACGCCATTGCATGGATGCAGGCGTACAGGCCAGAAACGCGATGA
- a CDS encoding SpoIIAA family protein has protein sequence MDTTQFNEIMPETDERVICIRVDKPISGEGYKTQFLPLVQKMAADHGEIRMVLLFEKFLGWEEEAAMADLASTLFLARHLKKLAIVNLPEKMVQYVGMRQAALKTDLRIFNTDQFQDALAWARI, from the coding sequence ATGGATACGACGCAATTTAACGAGATCATGCCCGAAACGGATGAGCGCGTGATCTGCATCCGTGTCGACAAACCCATCAGTGGTGAGGGATACAAGACCCAGTTTTTGCCGCTGGTGCAGAAGATGGCCGCCGACCATGGGGAAATCCGCATGGTCCTGTTGTTTGAAAAATTTCTGGGCTGGGAGGAAGAAGCCGCGATGGCCGACCTGGCATCGACGCTGTTTCTGGCCCGGCACTTAAAAAAACTGGCGATTGTCAATCTGCCCGAAAAAATGGTTCAGTATGTGGGCATGCGTCAGGCCGCGTTGAAAACCGATCTGCGTATCTTCAACACAGACCAGTTCCAGGACGCCCTGGCCTGGGCCCGGATATAA
- the thrS gene encoding threonine--tRNA ligase, translating into MSNTAAALDHITLTLPDGATRTVPAGTTGLQFAESIAKSLAKAAIAISVNGDIRDLSRPLEDGATVSIIKREDNAALEMIRHDCAHVLAEAVQELFPGTQVTIGPSIENGFYYDFARNEPFTLEDLPKIEAKMKEIIGRGAAFEREVWDRNDAIKFFTDKGEMYKAELIRDLPGTETITIYKQGTWLDLCRGPHMPTTKHIGTAFKLTKVAGAYWRGDSSKAMLTRIYGTAWRTEDELQAYLTQIEEAEKRDHRKLGREMDLFHLQEEAQGSVFWHDKGYTIWLALEGYVRRRLKSAGYIEVKTPQLMDSRFWEQSGHWGKYRENMFVVPDVVPNTDEGGKVFKEEPKHFMALKPMNCPAHVQIFNQGIKSYRDLPIRMAEFGCCHRNEAHGALHGLMRVRQFTQDDAHIFCREDQIEAESMAFCELLRVMYTDLGFTDVVVKLATRPEKRVGTEESWDYAENALKQALDKAGLAYEIAPGDGAFYGPKLEFHIRDAIGRSWTCGTLQLDPNLPERLGASYVGEDGAKHRPLMLHRAILGSLERFIGILIENYAGKLPLWLAPVQCVVATITSDADDYARDVLEKLKVAGIRAEIDLRNEKINYKVREHSLAKVPVMFVVGKREAEEQKVAIRRLGDEKQAFDPLESAIQALAESVKPPY; encoded by the coding sequence ATGTCCAACACCGCCGCCGCTCTGGATCACATCACCCTCACGCTGCCCGATGGGGCCACGCGCACCGTCCCGGCGGGGACGACGGGTCTGCAATTTGCCGAGTCGATTGCAAAGTCGTTGGCCAAGGCCGCGATTGCCATTTCCGTCAATGGCGACATTCGCGACCTGTCCCGCCCGTTGGAAGACGGCGCAACGGTCAGCATCATTAAACGCGAGGACAATGCCGCGCTGGAGATGATCCGCCATGACTGCGCCCACGTTCTGGCCGAAGCGGTGCAGGAATTATTCCCGGGCACGCAGGTGACGATCGGCCCATCCATTGAAAACGGTTTCTATTACGACTTCGCCCGCAACGAACCCTTCACGCTGGAAGATTTGCCAAAGATCGAAGCGAAGATGAAGGAAATCATTGGCCGCGGCGCCGCGTTCGAACGCGAAGTGTGGGATCGCAATGATGCCATCAAGTTCTTCACCGACAAGGGGGAGATGTACAAGGCCGAGCTGATCCGCGATTTGCCGGGCACGGAAACGATTACGATTTACAAACAAGGCACATGGCTTGACCTGTGCCGTGGCCCGCACATGCCGACCACCAAACATATCGGCACGGCATTCAAATTGACCAAGGTTGCCGGTGCATACTGGCGCGGTGATTCATCCAAGGCGATGCTGACCCGTATTTACGGCACCGCATGGCGCACCGAAGACGAATTGCAGGCCTACCTGACCCAGATTGAGGAAGCAGAAAAACGCGACCACCGCAAACTGGGCCGTGAAATGGATCTGTTCCATTTGCAGGAAGAAGCGCAAGGGTCGGTGTTCTGGCATGACAAAGGCTACACCATCTGGCTCGCGCTGGAAGGATATGTGCGCCGCCGCCTGAAATCCGCGGGCTATATCGAAGTCAAAACGCCGCAGCTGATGGATTCCCGTTTCTGGGAACAATCGGGTCACTGGGGTAAATACCGCGAAAACATGTTCGTGGTGCCGGACGTCGTGCCGAACACGGACGAAGGCGGCAAGGTGTTCAAGGAAGAGCCGAAACATTTCATGGCGCTGAAGCCCATGAACTGCCCGGCACACGTCCAGATTTTCAATCAGGGCATCAAATCCTATCGCGACCTGCCGATCCGCATGGCGGAATTTGGCTGCTGTCACCGCAACGAAGCGCATGGCGCCCTGCACGGCCTGATGCGTGTGCGCCAGTTCACGCAGGACGACGCCCACATCTTCTGCCGCGAAGATCAGATCGAAGCGGAGTCCATGGCGTTCTGCGAATTGCTGCGCGTCATGTACACCGATCTGGGCTTTACCGATGTTGTGGTCAAACTGGCCACCCGTCCGGAAAAACGCGTCGGTACGGAAGAAAGCTGGGATTACGCCGAGAACGCCTTGAAGCAGGCCTTGGATAAAGCCGGTCTGGCTTATGAAATCGCACCGGGTGACGGGGCGTTTTATGGCCCGAAACTGGAATTCCACATCCGCGATGCAATTGGCCGGTCCTGGACCTGTGGCACGTTGCAGCTGGACCCGAACCTGCCCGAGCGTCTGGGCGCGTCCTATGTCGGCGAAGATGGTGCGAAACACCGCCCGTTGATGTTGCACCGGGCGATCCTGGGGTCGTTGGAACGCTTTATCGGTATCCTGATCGAAAACTATGCCGGGAAATTGCCGCTCTGGCTGGCCCCGGTCCAATGCGTGGTCGCCACCATCACGTCTGACGCGGATGATTACGCCCGTGACGTGCTGGAAAAACTGAAGGTCGCGGGCATCCGGGCCGAAATCGACCTGCGCAATGAAAAGATCAACTACAAGGTCCGGGAGCATTCCCTGGCCAAGGTCCCGGT